Proteins encoded in a region of the Prunus persica cultivar Lovell chromosome G4, Prunus_persica_NCBIv2, whole genome shotgun sequence genome:
- the LOC18778888 gene encoding uncharacterized protein LOC18778888, translating into MWSGALRAALIWTKASRWRKVSKCKSLVKQVQMHLTIQKNRRDAIIRQARVDIAQLLQNGQPQQALARVETLQKDQCLLAAYDQIDHFCSCISISIVHVFKNKTVQDLPSSVGEAMASLIFAASRCGELPELRLLRGLFTEQYGWEFDITSVELRPGNLVNSQLKEKLCINLIPDDVKQGLLSDLVNKSSVQMTLQDRPGTARQKYSFSDKDFKDKQKFDGIQIQIPKLETARKTGIVCSLSNGKFSVATPSHSQICSNTTYGLGDSTKTKKNEDQDHRSNGNIHINIDSGGRNASFRTYAMTSLPRKSPTGKMVPSKIRYDHLSPMDAPNKDRSKMLAKGRHSFSSSADEHKIAKGISPCHVHPKLPEYDDLVAKLRSLKAEYRHHKSFSFF; encoded by the exons ATGTGGTCTGGTGCACTTCGAGCTGCGCTTATATGGACCAAGGCTTCAAGATGGAGGAAAGTATCCAAATG CAAGAGCCTGGTTAAGCAAGTTCAAATGCACTTAACCATCCAAAAGAACAGGAGAGACGCTATTATAAGGCAGGCACGTGTGGACATTGCCCAGCTTCTTCAAAATGGCCAGCCACAGCAAGCTTTAGCTAGG GTTGAGACACTCCAGAAGGACCAGTGCCTTTTGGCTGCTTATGATCAAATTGACCATTTCTGCAGTTGCATAAGCATCAGCATTGTCCATGTATTCAAAAACAA GACTGTGCAAGATTTGCCTAGTAGTGTTGGAGAAGCAATGGCAAGTTTGATATTTGCTGCCTCAAGATGTGGTGAACTGCCAGAGCTGCGTTTGCTGCGTGGCCTGTTTACAGAGCAATATGGATGGGAATTTGACATTACCAGCGTTGAATTGCGACCTGGGAATCTTGTAAATTCTCAGTTGAAGGAGAAACTATGCATAAATCTGATTCCCGATGATGTGAAACAAGGGTTATTAAGTGATCTAGTAAACAAGAGCAGTGTTCAGATGACGCTCCAGGATCGACCAGGCACCGCACGTCAG AAATATAGCTTTTCAGACAAAGATTTCAAGGATAAGCAGAAATTTGATGggattcaaatacaaattccaAAATTGGAGACAGCGAGGAAAACTGGGATAGTCTGTTCTCTGTCAAACGGTAAGTTCTCAGTGGCTACTCCATCCCATTCTCAAATTTGCTCAAATACTACTTATGGTTTAGGTGACTCAaccaaaaccaagaaaaatgaagatcAAGATCATCGCAGCAATGGaaacatacatataaatattgaCTCAGGGGGTAGAAATGCAAGCTTTAGAACATATGCCATGACTAGTTTACCTAGAAAAAGCCCAACTGGGAAAATGGTTCCGTCCAAAATCCGGTATGACCATCTCTCCCCGATGGATGCTCCGAACAAAGATCGTTCCAAGATGTTGGCGAAGGGTCGCCATTCTTTCAGTAGTTCGGCTGACGAACATAAAATCGCAAAGGGAATATCTCCTTGCCATGTCCACCCCAAGCTTCCAGAATATGACGATCTAGTGGCCAAACTTCGTTCTCTCAAGGCAGAGTATAGGCATCATAAAAGCTTCTCGTTTTTCTGA
- the LOC18779486 gene encoding uncharacterized protein LOC18779486, producing MDSRTRLDHALFQLTPTRTRCELVIFAAAGGSEKLASGLLEPFLVHLKCAKDQISKGGYSIILRPPGSGASWFTKATLQRFVKFVTTPEALERFVTIEREILQIENSIQSNELTEAEADGNHNKSIALKSNSESNVTIDAVPEENSKIRLQRVLETRKVVLCKEQAMAYARALVAGFELDYIDDLISFSDTFGASRLREACINFINLYKQKNEDRLWMEEIAAMQACAHPELPYLGTSGIILAGEDNDPSQNLMINVNHSTLSVGKNGSLDTSVSESTSHGSLDVNQDNSLPASGKMSSTDGKAQVPNPWPNHLPQYMHNFQGPVYPQMHPYQGYIFPGMQVPPYYPGNMKWPPNGEESGPTFDQESDGRRNHKSHRNKKKHSHGKVLETSEQDGSDQSTGSSYESESDDPMEHGKKYSGTEQVHRKKHGRKSSRKVVIRNINYITSKRDGETGSVSEGNSSDEDEFIDGKSIKQQVEEAVGSLGKKHRSTSHHQRKQDGSKFPGNVDDSNGAADQEIKNGVANNYKGEKQNDNWNAFQDLLMRDKDSSSFDMEPHNIQVEEEYFSSKNSGEGRSFAFNQEQTKVTKQQADSSDFFVVTERDPGNESKTHVRYFEGDENAARITKRTDNTYEDVLFSRRIEESGNNSHDTVSGCANESYTTKCPNEGDWFISNQTDISANQDASNDLKLFDGVYASSKLATDSIHAEKNKRDVLVDDSFMVRDQSVVDQSDSQFRTDISIVPDIIGATQYEYGMEEISNDKPEAFSTHEPDDLYMMLDRGSAVEHAVAPWTPEMDYENNVSSFEATKKNPGTEMTDCVEVKKPSNSKRRNDKNSGSPGDKVQSKEARPKVVNGSLGKSKSDIMSRSTRPTSVSKSTVPKSKFEKEEEQRKRMEELRIQRQKRIAERSGSNTATSKKAPVENKTAMTNTKSEKLKTQSSIQETKKSDKPVLRSSTLERLATARVTEKLSTAGVNSGQPKKQNIKANGVVATASSQKAAGAMNKKPSPNKTKPSDVKDDLKNLNPLISSDSYVQEKVCIEATEALPIESSAAPATQPASSINHLEETKELHGTSSVEKSEGNLTLQREALENGSCNGYSPNLRLSVPFEVNSAKLDQFTGDAEELPQEFPVLSEDKRNYLPEMSVYPPIPRSPNKTSIVSAVNIEENGPITKNLPISSEISEIEISTPPSDETLREQLHSRKKWNSDETSPKAAKGFKKLLLFGRKSRNSPVN from the exons ATGGATTCTAGGACTCGTCTTGATCATGCTCTGTTCCAACTCACTCCAACCAGAACAAG ATGTGAATTGGTGATATTTGCTGCTGCTGGTGGAAGCGAGAAATTGGCTTCAGGGCTTCTAGAACCATTTCTTGTACACTTGAAATGCGCCAAGGATCAGATTTCCAAAGGAGGCTACTCCATTATTCTTCGTCCTCCGGGCTCAGGTGCCTCCTGGTTCACCAAAGCCACTTTGCAAAG GTTTGTGAAGTTTGTTACCACACCAGAAGCTCTTGAAAGATTTGTGACTATTGAGAGGGAGATTTTGCAAATTGAGAATTCGATTCAATCGAACGAATTGACAGAGGCAGAAG CTGATGGGAATCACAATAAGTCAATTGCATTGAAG TCAAACAGTGAATCCAATGTAACCATTGATGCTGTGCCAGAAGAGAATTCCAA GATTCGTCTCCAACGTGTTTTGGAAACCCGGAAGGTAGTACTATGCAAAGAACAAGCGATGGCTTATGCTCGTGCTTTAGTAGCTGGATTTGAACTGGACTATATAGATGATCTTATATCTTTCTCTGATACTTTTGGAGCTTCACGTTTAAG gGAAGCATgcattaatttcataaatctatacaaacaaaagaatgaaGATAGGCTTTGGATGGAAGAAATAGCAGCAATGCAGGCATGCGCTCACCCAGAACTGCCATACTTGGGAACATCAGGAATCATTCTTGCTGGAGAAGATAATGACCCCAGTCAGAATCTCATGATAAATGTTAACCATAGTACTCTCTCTGTTGGGAAAAATGGCTCACTAGACACATCAGTGTCTGAGTCAACAAGTCATGGAAGTCTGGATGTGAACCAAG ATAATAGCTTGCCAGCATCGGGTAAGATGTCATCAACGGATGGGAAAGCTCAAGTACCAAACCCATGGCCAAACCATCTTCCCCAGTACATGCACAATTTTCAAGGTCCTGTATATCCACAAATGCACCCCTATCAAGGTTACATTTTTCCTGGTATGCAggttccaccatattatccaGGGAATATGAAATGGCCTCCAAATGGGGAAGAATCTGGCCCTACTTTTGATCAGGAATCCGATGGTCGTAGGAATCATAAATCTCATaggaataaaaagaaacattcTCATGGAAAAGTGCTGGAAACGTCAGAGCAAGATGGATCCGATCAGAGCACTGGCTCTAGTTATGAGAGTGAATCTGATGATCCTATGGAACATGGAAAAAAGTACTCTGGAACAGAGCAGGTGCATAGGAAAAAGCATGGGAGGAAGTCCTCGAGAAAGGTTGTTATCCGTAATATCAATTACATAACCTCTAAAAGGGATGGAGAAACAGGCAGTGTGTCTGAGGGAAATTCATCTGATGAGGATGAGTTCATTGATGGCAAATCCATTAAACAGCAGGTGGAGGAAGCTGTTGGGTCATTGGGGAAGAAACATAGGTCAACCTCACATcatcaaagaaaacaagatGGGAGCAAGTTTCCAGGCAACGTAGATGATTCAAATGGTGCTGCTGATCaggaaattaaaaatggaGTTGCAAATAATTACAagggagaaaaacaaaatgacaaCTGGAATGCTTTTCAGGACCTTCTCATGAGGGACAAGGATTCAAGTTCTTTTGATATGGAACCACACAATATACAGGTTGAGGAAGAATATTTTTCAAGTAAGAACTCTGGTGAAGGAAGGTCATTTGCATTTAACCAGGAACAGACGAAAGTGACTAAGCAACAAgcagattcaagtgatttttttgtgGTGACAGAGAGGGATCCAGGTAATGAGAGTAAAACGCACGTCCGGTACTTTGAAGGTGACGAGAATGCTGCTCGGATTACCAAGAGAACTGATAACACATATGAGGATGTATTATTTTCACGGAGAATTGAAGAATCGGGGAACAATTCCCATGATACTGTATCTGGTTGTGCCAATGAATCTTACACAACCAAATGTCCTAATGAAGGGGATTGGTTcatcagcaaccaaacagataTATCAGCAAATCAGGATGCCAGCAATGATCTGAAACTTTTTGATGGTGTTTATGCTTCATCAAAGTTAGCAACTGACAGTATTCATGCTGAGAAAAATAAGAGAGATGTTCTTGTGGATGACTCTTTCATGGTTCGAGACCAATCAGTGGTTGATCAATCAGATTCTCAGTTCAGGACAGATATAAGCATCGTTCCAGATATTATTGGAGCTACTCAATATGAATATGGCATGGAGGAAATTTCAAATGATAAACCTGAGGCCTTTAGCACCCATGAACCAGATGACCTTTACATGATGCTTGACCGTGGTTCAGCTGTGGAGCATGCTGTGGCACCATGGACTCCCGAAATGGATTATGAGAATAATGTGTCATCATTTGAGGCCACTAAAAAGAATCCTGGCACTGAAATGACTGATTGTGTTGAAGTTAAGAAACCTTCTAATAGTAAGAGAAGGAATGATAAAAATAGTGGAAGTCCTGGAGATAAAGTTCAATCCAAAGAAGCAAGGCCTAAAGTTGTAAATGGATCTTTGGGGAAGAGCAAATCTGATATCATGTCAAGAAGCACAAGACCTACTTCTGTAAGCAAAAGCACAGTCCCGAAGAGCAAATTTGAAAAG gaagaagaacagagaaagagaatggAGGAGTTACGAATTCAACGCCAGAAGAGAATTGCTGAAAGGAGTGGTTCTAATACAGCAACGTCTAAGAAGGCCCCAGTGGAAAACAAAACTGCCATGACTAACACGAAGAGTGAGAAGCTTAAAACTCAATCCTCAATCCAAGAGACTAAGAAATCAGATAAGCCTGTCCTCCGGAGTTCCACCCTTGAACGCCTTGCAACTGCTCGGGTAACTGAAAAGCTGTCAACCGCGGGGGTGAATTCTGGccaacccaaaaaacaaaacattaaaGCAAATGGTGTAGTTGCAACTGCCTCGTCGCAGAAGGCAGCTGGTGCTATGAATAAGAAACCAAgtccaaacaaaaccaaaccttCAGATGTGAAAGACGACCTGAAGAATTTAAATCCATTAATTTCGTCTGACTCTTATGTCCAGGAAAAGGTTTGCATAGAAGCTACAGAAGCACTGCCAATTGAGTCATCAGCTGCACCTGCAACTCAACCCGCTAGTTCCATCAATCATTTGGAAGAGACTAAGGAACTCCATGGTACATCTTCTGTTGAAAAGAGTGAAGGAAATCTGACGTTACAAAGAGAGGCCTTGGAGAACGGAAGCTGCAATGGGTATTCTCCCAATTTGCGTCTTTCTGTGCCTTTTGAAGTGAACTCCGCAAAACTGGATCAGTTTACAGGTGATGCTGAAGAGTTGCCTCAGGAATTTCCAGTTCTTAGTgaagacaaaagaaattatCTTCCTGAAATGAGTGTGTATCCTCCTATTCCAAGATCACCTAACAAAACTTCAATTGTTTCCGCCGTGAACATTGAAGAAAATGGTCCAATAACTAAGAACTTACCAATCTCTTCTGAGATTTCTGAGATAGAAATCTCTACTCCACCAAGTGATGAAACACTCAGAGAACAACTCCACTCCAGGAAGAAATGGAACAGTGATGAAACCTCTCCTAAAGCTGCCAAAGGGTTTAAGAAGCTTCTATTGTTTGGGCGGAAAAGCCGAAACTCTCCTGTCAATTGA